A stretch of Arachis hypogaea cultivar Tifrunner chromosome 15, arahy.Tifrunner.gnm2.J5K5, whole genome shotgun sequence DNA encodes these proteins:
- the LOC112748778 gene encoding uncharacterized protein: MLGLIETKREAISKLDVIRIWGYSTVRWEYVESRGASGGLLLMWDEAIFKSRNCYKGERWLCVEGVLMKSNFNCAFCLVYGAFGREEKRVVWEELSYIVGLCQVPFCLFGDFNEILHSEERKGATNPPASSEEFRDWVHDMQLVDLPLNDRKFTWFRGRSCSRIDRVLLNIEWIEQFPDIRIKGGPRGLSDHCPLIVEASRVSRGPRPFRSLDSWFTHEGFLRLVRDEWRNLGDAHFTSKLKALTIPLRKWHRDNFGDMNRRLLLLEEEIKKVDNQVSNGTYDGTTEARRKALVSFCEKWYVRKELHWKQMSRSQHARNMDRNTRFFHNIASARSRNNRIDVLRIHGRIVRNQARVKAAIIGFYKDLYR, encoded by the coding sequence ATGTTAGgcttgattgaaacaaaaagggaGGCAATCTCAAAACTTGATGTTATTCGAATTTGGGGTTATAGTACTGTGAGATGGGAGTATGTGGAGTCTAGAGGAGCCTCGGGAGGGTTGCTTTTAATGTGGGACGAGGCGATATTTAAATCTAGAAATTGTTATAAAGGTGAGAGATGGCTGTGTGTTGAAGGCGTGTTGATGAAAAGCAATTTTAATTGTGCGTTTTGTTTGGTGTACGGGGCGTTTGGGAGGGAGGAAAAGAGGGTGGTTTGGGAGGAGCTGAGCTATATTGTGGGGCTGTGTCAGGTCCCGTTCTGCTTGTTTGGggactttaatgagattttgcatAGTGAAGAACGCAAAGGGGCGACTAATCCACCGGCGTCATCGGAAGAGTTTAGGGATTGGGTTCATGATATGCAATTGGTGGACTTACCTCTTAATGACAGAAAATTCACGTGGTTCAGAGGTCGTTCTTGCAGTAGAATAGATAGGGTCCTGCTCAATATTGAGTGGATTGAGCAGTTTCCTGACATTCGAATTAAAGGTGGACCAAGAGGGTTGTCAGATCACTGCCCGTTAATTGTGGAAGCCTCAAGAGTTAGCAGGGGCCCCCGCCCATTTCGAAGCCTGGACTCCTGGTTCACGCATGAGGGTTTCCTGAGGTTGGTTAGAGATGAATGGAGAAACCTGGGGGATGCGCATTTTACTAGCAAGTTGAAGGCCTTGACGATTCCTTTGCGAAAATGGCACAGGGACAACTTTGGGGACATGAATAGGAGATTACTGCTGCTGGAGGAGGAGATTAAGAAGGTGGATAACCAGGTGAGTAACGGCACTTATGATGGAACGACGGAAGCTAGAAGGAAGGCGCTGGTAAGCTTTTGTGAGAAATGGTATGTTCGGAAAGAACttcattggaagcagatgtctaGGTCGCAGCATGCTAGAAACATGGATAGAAATACTCGATTCTTCCATAACATTGCCTCGGCAAGAAGCAGGAATAACAGGATTGATGTTCTAAGGATTCATGGGCGGATTGTACGAAATCAGGCTAGGGTAAAGGCTGCAATTATAGGATTTTATAAGGATTTGTACAGATAA